From the genome of Eucalyptus grandis isolate ANBG69807.140 chromosome 2, ASM1654582v1, whole genome shotgun sequence, one region includes:
- the LOC104427648 gene encoding cytochrome P450 94A2 → MFTELLFSFFLLIVSLFSILFTSKNSIAHHKKTIPSPPTNNLLPKSYPIIGSYFAIYANRERRVEWLSDMIKLSPSATFVLDRFFGQRQVFTGNPSNVQHILKTHFSIYPKGKLLRCSLRDFLGDGIFNINGDAWKFQRQVSSHEFNRKSLRKFVEHVVDAELSGRLVPILDSAAKTGAVLDLQDILLRFTFDNICKIAFGYDPAYLLPSLPPAQFAESFEEAVMISSGRLNSILPIIWKLKRFLCIGSEKRLKKAVSQVRGFARDLIREKKEKIRERRLQDVDLELDILSRFLMSGHSDEDFVIDIVISFIHAGRDTTSAALTWFFWLVSQNPRVEREILDEIAEKTGTPLAVYEETKDMVYTHASLCEGMRLYPPVPVDTKEATIDDVLPDGTHVKKGTRVVYHPYAMGRLPELWGSDWPEFRPERWLAVGAGGGKWGFVGRDPYEYPVFQAGPRICLGKEMAFLQMKRVVAAVLGRFRVVPALEKGAEPAYSADLTSKMKGGFPVRIQERNGLL, encoded by the exons ATGTTCACCGAGCtgctcttctccttcttcctcctcatcgtctctctcttctcaatCCTCTTCACCAGCAAAAATTCCATCGCTCATCACAAGAAAACAATACCATCGCCACCCACTAACAATCTCCTCCCAAAATCTTATCCGATTATCGGCTCCTACTTTGCGATCTACGCGAACCGTGAGCGGCGCGTTGAGTGGCTCTCTGACATGATCAAGCTTTCCCCATCTGCCACCTTCGTCCTCGACCGCTTCTTTGGCCAGCGCCAGGTCTTCACCGGCAACCCCTCCAATGTTCAGCATATCCTCAAGACCCACTTCAGCATCTACCCGAAGGGTAAGCTCCTCCGCTGCAGCCTCCGTGACTTCCTCGGTGACGGCATCTTCAACATCAACGGCGATGCCTGGAAGTTCCAGAGGCAGGTCTCAAGTCACGAGTTCAACCGCAAGTCCCTGCGCAAGTTTGTCGAGCATGTGGTGGACGCTGAGCTCTCAGGCCGCCTCGTCCCCATTCTTGACTCTGCCGCCAAGACCGGCGCCGTGCTCGACCTGCAGGACATCCTGCTGCGGTTCACGTTTGACAACATATGCAAGATTGCTTTCGGGTACGACCCAGCATATCTTCTTCCCTCACTTCCGCCAGCCCAGTTCGCTGAATCATTCGAAGAAGCCGTCATGATCAGCAGTGGAAGGCTGAATTCGATCTTGCCCATCATATGGAAGCTCAAGAGGTTTCTCTGCATTGGTTCGGAGAAGCGTCTCAAGAAGGCCGTTTCTCAG GTGAGAGGCTTCGCGAGAGACCTCataagagagaagaaagagaagataagAGAGCGTCGATTGCAAGACGTCGATCTCGAACTCGACATCCTGTCTCGGTTCTTGATGTCAGGCCACTCTGATGAAGACTTTGTGATCGACATTGTCATCAGTTTCATCCACGCTGGCCGTGACACCACTTCGGCCGCGTTGACGTGGTTCTTCTGGCTTGTCTCGCAGAACCCgcgagtggagagagagatacTCGATGAGATTGCAGAGAAGACGGGGACACCGTTGGCCGTTTATGAGGAGACGAAGGACATGGTGTACACACACGCCTCGCTGTGCGAGGGCATGAGGCTATACCCTCCTGTTCCCGTGGACACGAAGGAAGCCACTATCGATGACGTTTTGCCAGATGGGACGCACGTGAAGAAGGGGACGAGGGTGGTGTACCATCCATACGCGATGGGCAGGCTACCGGAGCTGTGGGGCTCAGACTGGCCGGAGTTTAGGCCAGAGAGGTGGCTGGCAGTGGGGGCCGGAGGAGGGAAATGGGGCTTCGTCGGGCGGGACCCGTACGAGTACCCGGTCTTCCAAGCGGGGCCTAGGATTTGCTTGGGAAAAGAGATGGCATTCCTCCAGATGAAGAGGGTGGTCGCCGCCGTGCTAGGGCGGTTCAGGGTGGTGCCAGCATTGGAGAAGGGGGCCGAGCCAGCGTACTCGGCCGACTTGACGTCAAAGATGAAGGGCGGGTTCCCAGTGAGGATTCAAGAGAGGAATGGATTATTGTAG